A single window of Sphingobacterium sp. ML3W DNA harbors:
- a CDS encoding RagB/SusD family nutrient uptake outer membrane protein, with protein sequence MKLKNSIYSCIVVVLLTSCNKWLDLQPTGKILLDSAEEYGMLFDNITTYDIADIAYISDENWLNAQNVSSVWGAPNLATANFLFLTEYDRSLNASGNSGTNGTSMYQTLYQRITKIANTIIYEKDNMSGTTAEKASVIAESKMLRAFAYFILINTYAKPYDKATAATDGGVALKLDPLIETQPSLAKSTVAEVYQQIETDINDAIPELNINAKTPYRFNKAAAYALKAKVHLFKKEYDACIAAALQSYKLNHQTYDLVNLIDASNNKPSTPIYATGEENLFFATTGTSYTYIGEEMIYLYRNGLLANGQSNAVKDVRLDLYKQPASTIKDYKHMRAWEPNAKEFSVNNVGLTTTEVMLMLAECYARKGEYERTKQYLKPYLQSRYKNYDHNSFTLPSSEENVVNFVLAERRKELVRGINRFLDLRRLNTEVAYQKTVSRRFPADPVATPNVPQQDFVLPVKSPLYILPFPSKVLENDPRLTSNSWQ encoded by the coding sequence ATGAAATTAAAAAATAGTATTTATAGTTGCATCGTCGTCGTCTTATTGACATCATGCAATAAATGGCTTGATCTGCAGCCTACCGGAAAAATCCTGCTGGATTCTGCCGAAGAATACGGCATGCTTTTCGACAATATTACCACATATGACATTGCCGATATTGCGTACATCAGTGACGAAAACTGGCTCAATGCCCAGAACGTTTCGAGCGTATGGGGCGCTCCGAATCTGGCTACTGCAAACTTTCTTTTTCTGACCGAATATGACCGTAGCCTAAATGCAAGTGGAAATTCAGGAACAAATGGGACATCCATGTACCAAACTCTTTATCAACGGATCACAAAAATAGCCAATACCATTATCTACGAAAAGGATAATATGTCGGGAACAACCGCAGAAAAAGCCAGTGTCATAGCGGAATCCAAGATGTTACGCGCATTTGCTTATTTTATTTTGATCAATACCTATGCGAAACCATACGACAAAGCGACCGCAGCTACTGATGGTGGCGTAGCATTGAAACTGGATCCCCTCATCGAAACACAACCTAGTCTGGCCAAATCAACTGTTGCTGAGGTGTATCAGCAAATTGAGACGGATATCAACGACGCGATCCCCGAGCTGAACATAAATGCCAAAACACCGTATCGTTTCAATAAAGCGGCTGCATATGCATTGAAAGCCAAGGTACATCTCTTTAAAAAAGAATACGATGCATGTATTGCTGCAGCGCTTCAATCTTATAAGCTCAACCACCAAACATATGATCTTGTCAATCTGATCGATGCTTCCAACAATAAACCTAGCACACCGATATATGCTACAGGTGAGGAAAATCTCTTTTTTGCCACAACTGGAACCAGCTATACCTATATCGGAGAAGAAATGATCTATCTTTATCGCAATGGTTTACTGGCTAATGGACAGTCAAATGCAGTAAAAGATGTTCGATTGGACCTTTATAAACAACCTGCATCTACGATCAAAGACTATAAACATATGCGCGCATGGGAACCAAATGCAAAAGAGTTTTCGGTCAACAATGTCGGATTGACTACGACCGAAGTGATGCTCATGCTTGCTGAATGTTATGCGCGCAAAGGAGAATATGAACGCACCAAGCAATATCTCAAACCTTACTTACAGAGTCGTTATAAAAACTACGACCACAACAGTTTCACCTTGCCTAGCAGCGAAGAGAACGTCGTAAATTTTGTCTTAGCAGAACGTCGTAAAGAACTCGTAAGGGGTATCAATCGCTTTTTGGACCTCCGTCGGTTGAATACCGAAGTGGCTTATCAAAAAACAGTTAGCAGACGCTTCCCTGCAGATCCAGTTGCAACACCGAATGTTCCGCAGCAAGACTTTGTCCTACCGGTAAAATCTCCTTTATACATTTTACCATTTCCAAGCAAAGTACTCGAAAATGATCCACGATTAACCTCAAACTCATGGCAATAA
- a CDS encoding DPP IV N-terminal domain-containing protein, translating to MAIKHIRSRFGLCLCLVLFGMFAKGQIRLDTTVVKALPHILGWKDNEHYIQSKYIGKQQHLTVIASKTGKVTAEDSTTNSNTRSTAEPEPLKIKGAILPLLSPDKKWIAYLKNNNLYARNVETDQEIQFTNDGTSTWMNGYASWVYYEEILKRDSHYRSFWWSPDSRYIAFYRFDDSKVPTMLLHNPIGQHGRTEITHYPKAGDPNPTVTLGIASLEEQCVRWSDLESAKDHYLGTPFWRPDSKGLLVQWMPRRQNQLRLLDVNPTTGDYTSIYQEQQETWVDWIKKIYWTNEGFFLIRDFSGWEQIYQYAHDGRLKNIVTSGKNWDTQILRIDSGEKVIYFTSSAENAIRTYLYKVRWDSREQKRLTFGDYTHNKILLSPKGDKFITQYSNASTPTRIGLVDSRSGKVIDIADSKAAQFDTTRIRKKEILWLRTEEGMMLPASVSWPKQMVKGRKYPVTIRIYGGPKYSTVTDSWSTPMINSNDDQAIRVVFEHRGSGHNGKSGLNYLYGNLGKWEIQDYISWVKKLKENPFVDPDRIFINGGSYGGYLTALALTLGAEHFNYGIADYPVTDWKLYDSHYTERYMGLPKDNPDGYRYGSVMTHVDRYQSYGPAMLLIEHGVMDDNVHIQQSYQLVDLLQRKNKKFELMIYPTERHGWKGPKIPFTGSVKEAFQQKYIFNK from the coding sequence ATGGCAATAAAACACATTAGATCCCGTTTTGGCCTGTGTCTTTGCTTGGTACTGTTTGGGATGTTCGCAAAGGGACAGATCCGTTTGGATACCACAGTAGTAAAAGCACTACCGCATATCCTAGGCTGGAAAGATAACGAGCATTATATCCAATCAAAATACATAGGAAAACAACAACATTTGACAGTCATTGCTAGTAAAACTGGAAAAGTAACTGCGGAAGATTCCACAACAAATAGCAACACACGGAGCACTGCAGAACCTGAACCCCTAAAGATAAAAGGTGCTATCCTGCCGCTGCTATCACCAGATAAAAAATGGATAGCTTATCTGAAGAATAATAACCTGTATGCTCGAAATGTGGAAACGGATCAGGAGATTCAGTTTACCAACGACGGTACAAGCACATGGATGAATGGCTATGCCTCTTGGGTGTATTACGAAGAAATTCTGAAACGAGATAGTCATTACCGTTCATTTTGGTGGTCGCCTGATAGCAGGTATATTGCATTCTACCGTTTTGATGATAGCAAAGTGCCAACCATGCTGCTCCACAATCCAATTGGACAGCATGGCAGAACTGAAATAACACATTATCCGAAAGCTGGAGATCCCAACCCAACTGTCACCTTGGGAATAGCATCACTTGAAGAACAATGCGTACGTTGGTCAGATCTTGAGAGTGCAAAAGACCATTACCTTGGGACACCCTTTTGGCGACCTGACAGCAAAGGTTTATTGGTGCAGTGGATGCCTCGTCGACAAAATCAATTGCGATTACTTGACGTCAATCCTACTACGGGCGACTATACTTCAATCTACCAAGAGCAACAGGAAACCTGGGTGGACTGGATAAAAAAAATCTATTGGACCAATGAGGGCTTTTTTCTTATTCGAGATTTTTCAGGATGGGAACAGATTTATCAGTACGCACACGATGGACGTTTGAAAAATATCGTCACAAGTGGGAAAAACTGGGATACCCAAATCTTACGGATCGATTCGGGAGAAAAAGTAATTTATTTTACGTCCAGTGCTGAGAATGCTATCCGTACATATCTTTATAAAGTGCGGTGGGATAGTCGGGAACAAAAGCGACTTACATTTGGCGATTATACACATAATAAAATCTTACTCTCACCAAAGGGAGATAAATTCATCACGCAATATTCCAATGCTTCAACACCCACTCGCATCGGATTGGTTGACAGTAGATCTGGAAAAGTGATCGATATAGCCGATTCTAAAGCAGCTCAATTTGATACGACCCGTATTCGAAAAAAAGAAATTCTCTGGTTAAGGACGGAAGAGGGCATGATGCTACCAGCAAGTGTATCTTGGCCAAAACAGATGGTAAAGGGCAGAAAATATCCCGTCACGATCCGTATTTATGGTGGCCCTAAATATTCAACGGTAACAGATAGCTGGAGCACTCCTATGATCAATAGCAACGATGACCAGGCCATTCGGGTAGTTTTTGAACATCGGGGTTCGGGACATAACGGTAAATCAGGGCTCAACTATCTCTATGGTAACCTTGGCAAATGGGAAATTCAGGATTACATCAGCTGGGTAAAAAAACTCAAGGAAAATCCATTTGTAGATCCGGACCGAATTTTCATCAATGGTGGTAGTTATGGCGGGTATCTAACAGCATTGGCGTTAACCCTTGGTGCCGAGCATTTTAATTATGGTATTGCGGACTATCCGGTCACGGACTGGAAACTTTACGACAGTCATTATACAGAACGGTATATGGGCCTTCCAAAAGACAATCCTGATGGTTACCGATATGGGTCGGTAATGACCCATGTAGACCGATACCAAAGTTATGGTCCAGCCATGTTATTGATTGAGCATGGTGTTATGGATGACAATGTCCATATCCAACAATCCTATCAACTGGTGGACCTATTGCAACGAAAAAATAAAAAATTCGAATTGATGATCTATCCAACTGAAAGACATGGCTGGAAAGGTCCGAAGATACCATTCACGGGGTCGGTAAAAGAAGCATTTCAACAAAAATATATATTCAACAAATAA
- a CDS encoding TlpA family protein disulfide reductase: MKFLSSILLLVFSITIAYGQDSAVIKGHISRLNDHNISIQYKEDGKRKKIVVPCTAGEFEVTLSVAHALEVNIYPEKYFDNAVQIKGSKSYLIAPPLLLFVAPGDVITVEGDAMQLWTATTTGGQFSKQLAQFNKSFVPLTTAIFNLSSKQQNWKNQDLQDSIKKVREEIRGLASDKKRIVMDYITAYPDNLFSLNLFTQRMGGLSTDKVNDIYNQFPVDLQQSFYGTAVKDFMTKNENAALGKEMIPFSGKSLTGEAIHSSDFRGKYLLLDFWGSWCQPCRKSHPHLLALYNKYKSQGFEIVGIAQERGSDPISSWKKAIKEDDINWIHLLNNQQKEKQDLVSEYHVSAFPTKILIDPTGKIIWKGIGNAGNELDSKLAELFGE; encoded by the coding sequence ATGAAATTTTTAAGCAGCATATTACTTTTAGTTTTCAGTATAACAATAGCTTATGGACAGGATTCGGCTGTTATAAAAGGCCATATCTCAAGACTCAACGACCATAACATTTCAATACAGTATAAAGAAGATGGAAAAAGGAAGAAAATCGTCGTACCCTGTACAGCTGGAGAGTTTGAAGTTACATTGTCCGTGGCACATGCCCTCGAGGTTAACATTTATCCGGAAAAGTATTTCGACAATGCGGTGCAGATCAAGGGGAGCAAGAGCTATCTGATAGCTCCCCCACTCTTATTATTTGTTGCACCCGGGGATGTTATAACCGTGGAGGGAGACGCCATGCAATTATGGACAGCAACCACCACCGGTGGACAGTTTAGCAAGCAGTTAGCGCAGTTCAATAAGTCTTTTGTTCCGCTTACCACTGCAATATTCAATTTGAGTTCCAAACAACAAAATTGGAAAAATCAAGATTTACAAGACTCAATAAAAAAGGTCAGGGAAGAAATAAGAGGGCTTGCTAGTGACAAAAAACGTATCGTTATGGATTATATTACCGCATATCCTGACAATCTTTTCTCTCTAAATTTATTTACACAGCGGATGGGCGGTTTATCTACCGATAAAGTCAACGACATTTACAATCAGTTTCCTGTAGATTTACAACAGTCTTTCTATGGAACTGCTGTAAAAGACTTTATGACCAAGAACGAGAATGCAGCACTGGGTAAGGAAATGATTCCATTTTCTGGAAAATCATTGACAGGAGAAGCTATCCATAGTTCGGATTTCCGAGGTAAATACCTACTGCTGGATTTTTGGGGGAGCTGGTGTCAGCCATGTCGTAAAAGCCATCCTCATCTGCTGGCACTATACAACAAATATAAATCCCAGGGATTTGAAATCGTAGGTATCGCTCAAGAGCGGGGATCCGATCCGATTAGTTCTTGGAAAAAAGCGATTAAGGAAGATGATATCAATTGGATACATCTATTGAATAACCAACAGAAGGAAAAACAGGATCTAGTATCAGAGTACCATGTTAGTGCTTTTCCAACTAAGATCTTAATCGATCCGACCGGAAAGATTATCTGGAAAGGGATAGGCAATGCTGGTAACGAATTGGATTCCAAACTCGCTGAACTTTTCGGTGAATAA
- a CDS encoding Fic/DOC family N-terminal domain-containing protein, which translates to MSTFDVKKPYNALPLLPPNVDIETKIVLRKTITAGRALAQLNGTLLNLPNPTLFLDTIYLQEAKASSEVEKIITTNDQLYKSFVSDKKNEDLATKEVLSYKEALWLGLEEHST; encoded by the coding sequence ATGAGCACATTCGATGTCAAAAAACCTTATAATGCATTACCTCTATTACCACCAAATGTTGATATAGAAACTAAAATAGTTCTACGTAAAACAATTACTGCTGGTAGAGCTCTAGCACAATTAAATGGAACATTATTAAATTTACCAAATCCCACACTTTTTTTAGACACAATTTATCTGCAAGAAGCCAAAGCAAGTTCAGAAGTCGAAAAGATTATAACAACAAATGATCAATTATACAAATCATTTGTCTCTGACAAAAAGAACGAAGATCTAGCAACTAAAGAGGTTTTAAGCTATAAGGAGGCATTATGGCTTGGATTAGAAGAACACTCTACCTAA